A single region of the Nicotiana sylvestris chromosome 6, ASM39365v2, whole genome shotgun sequence genome encodes:
- the LOC104212284 gene encoding transcription termination factor MTERF9, chloroplastic — translation MAAHTSIFLKISFPGAEPSLFNAPIRNRRSFFRFSRIFVVSSHTNQKILKPNRKSRFGQPISPYDSDSDAADADGFEDEEEEEDDVLTSDDESLDVRVSGHDRQRQKFQNAAHIRRDGHHHPERGSGAKLGHQRQTPEITQDCREKEARESLAKDRFSHLAEELDLDERWFPLLDYLSTFGFKDSHFIQMYERHMPSLQINKGSAQERLEFLLSVGVKHKDIRKIILRQPQILEYTVENNLKSHVTFLASLGIPDSRIGHIITATPSLFSYSVENSLKPTVTYLLEEVGIEKNDLAKVVLLSPQILVQRIETSWTARYNFLTRELGAPRDSIVKMVRKHPQLLHYSIEDGLLPRIKFLRSIGMHNSEIVKVLTSMTQVFSLSLEGNLKPKYLYLVNELGNEVRSLTKYPTYLSLSLDQRIRPRHRFLVSLKRAPKGPFPLSSLVPTDECFCQQWAGTSLDKYLDFRQRLLLKELARKYERR, via the exons ATGGCAGCTCACACTTCCATTTTCCTCAAAATCAGTTTTCCCGGTGCAGAACCTTCGCTATTCAATGCCCCAATTCGTAATAGAAGAAGTTTCTTCAGGTTTAGCAGAATCTTCGTTGTCTCTTCGCATACCAATCAGAAGATTCTCAAGCCCAATCGCAAGTCTAGGTTCGGCCAGCCAATTTCTCCTTATGACTCTGACTCCGACGCTGCCGACGCTGACGGttttgaagatgaagaagaggaagaagacgaCGTTTTGACTTCTGAC GATGAATCTCTAGATGTTAGAGTTTCTGGCCACGATAGGCAGCGCCAGAAGTTTCAGAATGCAGCACACATCAGACGAG ACGGTCATCACCATCCAGAAAGAGGATCAGGTGCAAAGTTGGGACACCAGAGGCAAACTCCTGAGATTACCCAAG ATTGCAGAGAAAAG GAGGCAAGGGAGAGCTTGGCTAAGGACAGATTTAGTCATCTAGCAGAGGAACTAGATCTGGATGAGAGATGGTTTCCACTTCTTGATTACCTAAGTACTTTTGGATTTAAGGACTCTCACTTCATCCAGATGTACGAAAGGCACATGCCTTCCCTTCAAATAAATAAAGGTTCTGCACAGGAAAGGTTGGAGTTCTTGTTGAGTGTCGGTGTCAAACATAAAGACATCAGGAAGATAATTTTGAGGCAGCCTCAGATTCTTGAATATACTGTGGAAAACAATCTGAAATCCCATGTCACATTTTTGGCTAGTTTGGGAATCCCAGACTCAAGAATAGGGCATATAATTACTGCTACTCCATCCCTTTTTTCCTATAGTGTGGAAAATTCATTAAAACCCACAGTGACATACTTGCTTGAGGAGGTTGGTATCGAGAAGAATGACCTCGCTAAAGTTGTGCTGCTAAGCCCTCAAATTCTGGTGCAGCGGATTGAAACTTCATGGACAGCCCGCTACAATTTTCTAACTAGAGAATTGGGTGCACCCAGAGATAGTATTGTCAAAATGGTTAGGAAGCATCCTCAATTACTTCACTACAGCATTGAGGATGGATTGCTTCCCCGGATTAAGTTTTTGAGGAGCATCGGAATGCACAATTCGGAGATAGTGAAAGTGCTGACTAGCATGACGCAG GTGTTTTCTCTATCACTTGAGGGGAATCTGAAACCTAAGTACTTGTACTTGGTTAATGAACTTGGCAATGAAGTGCGATCATTGACTAAATATCCAACGTACCTAAGCTTGTCGCTGGATCAGAGAATTAGGCCACGCCATAGGTTTTTGGTTTCTCTAAAGAGGGCTCCGAAGGGACCTTTTCCATTGAGTTCACTGGTCCCAACTGATGAATGTTTTTGTCAGCAGTGGGCAGGGACTAGCTTG